Proteins encoded in a region of the Drosophila gunungcola strain Sukarami chromosome 3L unlocalized genomic scaffold, Dgunungcola_SK_2 000005F, whole genome shotgun sequence genome:
- the LOC128259244 gene encoding uncharacterized protein LOC128259244 isoform X18, translating to MLLLQRRQSKKMFEAYIRKRFKANSAPFDISATSAFKPTKPLDIRLRNAPQPPLISPITGQPLSHVPAPLLLSSSTNSGAGTSFRLARSSTQPLQSPRVVHLAGQATTGGQLSPQSSLLARQNSVNDSVNLSEQLTLSIGTDSEHIFEMSALEEDSAIQSLSDETAASGSGNSTSTATTASTTASNATPPSGLTRSNSVRARANMFQQLQEQSRNQRATGASRQSPPASAEVSSTAVDNSMQSDELATPNATMDAEFEPSSLSLAERLAFFSNLCESGGGGGGGGRFRSRTSSYSRSPPIDRTTPRSSTTASSSASVTPTPMEYSPIPHEKEPSSLTLESIIEPEEHEEVDNNQVELREREQSSLHNGFHGLSRSATDPPSKVDEGKTTPLRISVRTIGKLIMPDTFRGDRNNNSNSSSNNKSASWSSCLVKLQSAEPVNLSVHLRTIGKIKSPFIEKQQEKPKTEKLTNGTSDSGSDSGKENCASNQQENREDEAPPRVSEMRRKINRLVQQQQPQPQPVNRRHTTEITSVTIAPRSPNVDDRFAKYFGVKESFNTTTTLLKTQSLPPTNQVEATNAHVRLPQITTVVSKRRELLKRTRPLSMDHYSSGCTSPTAMPSPKRAHSPVNRRKASISSFEDIEITPDELHAAGKNFKLLYGELLG from the exons atgttgttgctgcagcgACGTCAgagcaaaaaaatgtttgaggcGTATATCAGAAAACG ctttaaAGCCAACTCCGCGCCTTTCGACATCTCGGCCACGTCGGCATTCAAGCCCACCAAACCGCTGGACATCCGTTTGAGAAACGCACCGCAACCACCGTTGATTTCGCCAATCACAGGACAACCACTCAGCCACGTGCCGGCACCACTGCTGCTATCCTCGTCGACGAATTCGGGAGCAGGAACCTCCTTCCGGCTGGCCCGCAGCTCCACCCAACCGCTTCAGTCGCCACGCGTTGTCCATTTGGCCGGTCAGGCTACTACTGGTGGCCAACTATCACCGCAATCCTCGCTGCTGGCACGCCAGAATTCAGTGAACGACAGCGTCAATCTCAGCGAACAACTGACCCTATCCATTGGCACGGACAGTGAGCACATCTTCGAGATGTCCGCCCTGGAGGAGGATTCCGCCATTCAATCGCTGAGCGATGAGACAGCCGCTTCCGGATCGGGAAACTCGACCTCGACAGCCACCACTGCATCCACCACCGCATCCAACGCCACACCACCGAGTGGCTTAACGCGGAGCAATAGCGTTCGAGCCAGGGCCAATATGTTCCAGCAATTGCAGGAACAGTCGCGCAATCAACGAGCAACGG GAGCCTCCCGTCAATCTCCACCAGCATCGGCAGAGGTTTCATCAACTGCAGTCGACAATTCCATGCAAAGTGATGAGCTCGCCACGCCAAATGCAACAATGGATGCGGAATTTG AACCCTCATCTTTGTCGCTGGCTGAGCGTCTGGCCTTCTTCAGCAATCTCTGCGAGagtggtggaggaggaggaggaggtggccgCTTCCGCAGTCGCACCAGCAGCTACTCCAGGAGTCCACCCATCGATCGCACCACTCCCAGGAGCAGCACCACCGCCAGCAGCAGTGCCAGTGTGACGCCCACGCCCATGGAGTACTCTCCGATTCCCCACGAAAAGGAGCCATCTAGTCTCACGCTGGAGAGCATTATCGAACCTGAGGAGCACGAGGAGGTGGACAACAACCAGGTGGAATTGAGGGAAAGGGAGCAGTCCAGCCTGCACAATGGCTTCCATGGCCTGAGCAGATCTGCCACTGATCCACCATCCAAAGTTGATGAGGGCAAGACCACGCCCCTACGCATTAGTGTGCGGACCATAGGCAAGCTAATCATGCCAGATACTTTCCGCGGCGaccgcaacaacaacagcaatagcagcagcaacaataagaGTGCCAGCTGGAGCAGTTGTCTGGTCAAACTACAGAGTGCGGAGCCTGTAAACCTATCCGTGCACTTGCGCACCATTGGCAAGATTAAATCTCCTTTCATAGAAAAGCAGCAGGAgaaaccgaaaaccgaaaagcTAACAAATGGCACCAGCGACAGTGGCTCAGATTCGGGCAAGGAAAACTGTGCCTCCAATCAGCAGGAAAATCGAGAGGACGAGGCTCCACCCAGGGTGTCCGAAATGCGGAGGAAGATCAATCGACTggtgcagcaacagcaaccgcAGCCGCAACCAGTGAACCGTCGCCACACCACTGAAATCACCTCCGTGACCATAGCCCCGCGTTCGCCCAACGTAGATGATCGATTTGCCAAGTATTTTGGGGTGAAAGAAAGCTTCAATACGACAACTACCCTGCTGAAAACACAATCGCTGCCGCCCACAAACCAAGTGGAGGCCACCAATGCGCATGTGCGACTGCCGCAGATAACCACAGTAGTTTCCAAACGCAGAGAGTTGCTCAAGAGGACACGACCCCTGTCCATGGATCACTATTCCAGCGGATGCACCAGTCCCACGGCCATGCCAAGTCCCAAGAGAGCACATTCACCTGTCAATCGGCGAAAGGCGAGCATTTCCAGCTTTGAGGATATTGAAATTACACCCGATGAACTCCATGCGGCTGGCAAAAACTTTAAGCTGTTGTACGGCGAACTACTGGGCTGA
- the LOC128259244 gene encoding uncharacterized protein LOC128259244 isoform X19, whose protein sequence is MQPSSLSLAERLAFFSNLCESGGGGGGGGRFRSRTSSYSRSPPIDRTTPRSSTTASSSASVTPTPMEYSPIPHEKEPSSLTLESIIEPEEHEEVDNNQVELREREQSSLHNGFHGLSRSATDPPSKVDEGKTTPLRISVRTIGKLIMPDTFRGDRNNNSNSSSNNKSASWSSCLVKLQSAEPVNLSVHLRTIGKIKSPFIEKQQEKPKTEKLTNGTSDSGSDSGKENCASNQQENREDEAPPRVSEMRRKINRLVQQQQPQPQPVNRRHTTEITSVTIAPRSPNVDDRFAKYFGVKESFNTTTTLLKTQSLPPTNQVEATNAHVRLPQITTVVSKRRELLKRTRPLSMDHYSSGCTSPTAMPSPKRAHSPVNRRKASISSFEDIEITPDELHAAGKNFKLLYGELLG, encoded by the exons ATGC AACCCTCATCTTTGTCGCTGGCTGAGCGTCTGGCCTTCTTCAGCAATCTCTGCGAGagtggtggaggaggaggaggaggtggccgCTTCCGCAGTCGCACCAGCAGCTACTCCAGGAGTCCACCCATCGATCGCACCACTCCCAGGAGCAGCACCACCGCCAGCAGCAGTGCCAGTGTGACGCCCACGCCCATGGAGTACTCTCCGATTCCCCACGAAAAGGAGCCATCTAGTCTCACGCTGGAGAGCATTATCGAACCTGAGGAGCACGAGGAGGTGGACAACAACCAGGTGGAATTGAGGGAAAGGGAGCAGTCCAGCCTGCACAATGGCTTCCATGGCCTGAGCAGATCTGCCACTGATCCACCATCCAAAGTTGATGAGGGCAAGACCACGCCCCTACGCATTAGTGTGCGGACCATAGGCAAGCTAATCATGCCAGATACTTTCCGCGGCGaccgcaacaacaacagcaatagcagcagcaacaataagaGTGCCAGCTGGAGCAGTTGTCTGGTCAAACTACAGAGTGCGGAGCCTGTAAACCTATCCGTGCACTTGCGCACCATTGGCAAGATTAAATCTCCTTTCATAGAAAAGCAGCAGGAgaaaccgaaaaccgaaaagcTAACAAATGGCACCAGCGACAGTGGCTCAGATTCGGGCAAGGAAAACTGTGCCTCCAATCAGCAGGAAAATCGAGAGGACGAGGCTCCACCCAGGGTGTCCGAAATGCGGAGGAAGATCAATCGACTggtgcagcaacagcaaccgcAGCCGCAACCAGTGAACCGTCGCCACACCACTGAAATCACCTCCGTGACCATAGCCCCGCGTTCGCCCAACGTAGATGATCGATTTGCCAAGTATTTTGGGGTGAAAGAAAGCTTCAATACGACAACTACCCTGCTGAAAACACAATCGCTGCCGCCCACAAACCAAGTGGAGGCCACCAATGCGCATGTGCGACTGCCGCAGATAACCACAGTAGTTTCCAAACGCAGAGAGTTGCTCAAGAGGACACGACCCCTGTCCATGGATCACTATTCCAGCGGATGCACCAGTCCCACGGCCATGCCAAGTCCCAAGAGAGCACATTCACCTGTCAATCGGCGAAAGGCGAGCATTTCCAGCTTTGAGGATATTGAAATTACACCCGATGAACTCCATGCGGCTGGCAAAAACTTTAAGCTGTTGTACGGCGAACTACTGGGCTGA